CAAAAGAAGAGGGGTTTGCTTATTCACGCCTTTCAGGAGATGCAGAGGGAATTTAACTATCTCCCTGACGACAAGCTGAAGGAGCTTTCGGCCAACCTTGGCGTTCCCCTCTCGGACGTCTACAGCACCGCGTCGTTCTATAAACATTTCTATTTCAAGCCGCGGGGTAAGAATATCGTCTGTGTCTGCATGGGGACGGCCTGTCACGTCAGGGGCGCTGCGAAGGTCCTCCATAAGCTCGAAGAGGAATTCGGGGTGAAGGAGGGTGAGACGACGCCGGATATGTCCCTGACCCTCGAGACCGTCGGGTGTGTCGGATGCTGCGGACTTGCTCCTGTGGTGACGGTAAATGAAGAGGTTGTCGGCGAGGTCGTTTCGAAGAAGGTGAACGAGGTCATCGCCATGGTACAGGAGAAAAAGGATTAGACGAGGTGAGGATGGAGAGATTAGAGAGCATACAGAATTTAGGGAGGCTGAGGGAA
This is a stretch of genomic DNA from Thermodesulfovibrionales bacterium. It encodes these proteins:
- a CDS encoding NAD(P)H-dependent oxidoreductase subunit E, producing the protein MRIEESTVEEHYRDIGEVLTDEQKKRGLLIHAFQEMQREFNYLPDDKLKELSANLGVPLSDVYSTASFYKHFYFKPRGKNIVCVCMGTACHVRGAAKVLHKLEEEFGVKEGETTPDMSLTLETVGCVGCCGLAPVVTVNEEVVGEVVSKKVNEVIAMVQEKKD